Part of the Caulifigura coniformis genome, GGTGGCGCTGGGGGCCGTGGTGATCGCGGTGCTGGCGAGCGTGTTGCCGGCGCGTCGCGCGTCGTCGCTGCATCCGGTCCGCGCCCTGCGTTTTGAGTAAGAGGCATCAGGGGGCTGACGCCCCCCGCTCGCCTGACTTCGACAGTTCACTCCTGACCACATTCCTTTCAGGCGAACCGATGCCAGCGGCCACTCCTTCGATCGTCCCCATGCAGAAATCGGCATCGCCCTATCTCGCCGCCCAGGCGCTCGACAAGGCCTACCGCAAAGGGCAGTGTGCGGTGCCCGTGCTCCGCGGAGTCGACATCACGGTGCAGAAAGGGGAGTTCCTTTCCATCGTCGGCCAGTCGGGCTCGGGGAAAAGCACGCTGCTGCACCTGCTCGGCCTGCTCGACGTTCCCGACATGGGACGGGTGTCACTGAACGGCAAACGGATCGACGACCTGCCGGCATCGACGCGCGACGAACTCCGCAATCGTGTGTTCGGATTCGTCTTCCAGTTCTACCATCTCCTCCCGGAACTCACGCTGCTGGAGAACGTGCTCTCAACGCTCATGATCCGGCATTCCGTGTTCGAATACTGGCGGATGCGGGGCCAGTTCCGCGACGCGGCCTGCTCGATGATCGAGAAGGTCGGCCTGGCGCATCGTCTGAAGCACCGGCCCTCGGAGCTTTCGGGCGGCGAGATGCAGCGGGCGGCGATTGCCCGGGCACTGGTCGGCCAGCCGGAAGTCCTGCTGGCGGATGAACCGACCGGAAATCTCGACGTCCAGACGGGGCGGGAGATCATGTCGCTGCTGACGAAGCTGAACGCCGACGAGAAGCTGACGATCGTCATGGTGACGCACGACGACGCGATCGCCCGCCGGGCGGAGCGGATCGTGAACCTGCGCGAAGGGCGGCTACAGTCGCTCGAAGACGCGGCCTGAAGTCGATCGCCGTCCATTTCCTCCGTGTGGCGCTGTCGACTCCGTGTCTTCCAGGGCCAGCGGATTGACGATTCGCCCAGCGGCCTGCTCAAGACCGTTTCAGCCCGACC contains:
- a CDS encoding ABC transporter ATP-binding protein, which encodes MPAATPSIVPMQKSASPYLAAQALDKAYRKGQCAVPVLRGVDITVQKGEFLSIVGQSGSGKSTLLHLLGLLDVPDMGRVSLNGKRIDDLPASTRDELRNRVFGFVFQFYHLLPELTLLENVLSTLMIRHSVFEYWRMRGQFRDAACSMIEKVGLAHRLKHRPSELSGGEMQRAAIARALVGQPEVLLADEPTGNLDVQTGREIMSLLTKLNADEKLTIVMVTHDDAIARRAERIVNLREGRLQSLEDAA